A region from the Sulfurospirillum oryzae genome encodes:
- a CDS encoding YfhL family 4Fe-4S dicluster ferredoxin: protein MSLMITEECIACDACRDECPNGAIEESDPIYIIDPDVCTECVGHYDEPACISVCPVECIIPDPDNIESVEELKLKFEQLNSDN from the coding sequence ATGTCTTTAATGATCACGGAAGAGTGTATTGCGTGTGACGCGTGTCGCGATGAGTGTCCAAATGGAGCGATTGAGGAGTCTGATCCTATTTATATCATTGATCCAGATGTCTGTACTGAATGTGTAGGTCATTACGATGAACCAGCATGTATCTCTGTTTGCCCTGTAGAATGTATCATTCCAGATCCAGATAACATCGAAAGCGTTGAAGAGTTAAAGCTAAAATTTGAACAGCTTAACAGCGACAATTAA